The following proteins are co-located in the Oryzias melastigma strain HK-1 linkage group LG8, ASM292280v2, whole genome shotgun sequence genome:
- the kat8 gene encoding histone acetyltransferase KAT8 isoform X1 produces the protein MTGGSAFHKNYSNNKDSEPRIDVEMDPNRPERERGELEGSIPAACSSNGSGAEEDEAEAPGRTREAGASSNQHTPEGGGVLCGGREQEVSVEIGETYLCQRADKTWHTAEVIQSRLNEQEGREEFYVHYVGFNRRLDEWVGKSRLALTKTVKDAVRKSTEVGGVGDLGDQPERKITRNQKRKHDEINHVQKTYAEMDPTTAALEKEHEAITKVKYVDKIQIGNFEIDAWYFSPFPEDYGKQPKLWICEYCLKYMKYEKSFRYHLSHCQWRQPPGKEIYRRSNISVYEVDGRDHKIYCQNLCLLAKLFLDHKTLYFDVEPFIFYILTEVNKQGAHIVGYFSKEKESPDGNNVACILTLPPYQRRGYGKFLIAFSYELSKLENTVGSPEKPLSDLGKLSYRSYWSWVLLEILRDFRGTLSIKDLSQMTSITQSDIISTLQSLNMVKYWKGQHVICVTPKLVEEHLKSAQYKKPPITVDTMCLKWAPPKNKQAKLSKK, from the exons ATGACGGGCGGGAGCGCCTTTCACAAAAATTACAGCAACAATAAGGACTCGGAACCCAGAATCGACGTGGAAATGGACCCGAATCGACCTGAGCGCGAGCGCGGGGAGCTGGAGGGCAGCATTCCCGCCGCGTGCTCGTCTAACGGCAGCGGCGCGGAGGAGGACGAGGCGGAGGCCCCCGGACGGACACGGGAAGCCGGGGCCTCGAGTAACCAGCACACCCCGGAGGGAGGCGGGGTGCTCTGCGGCGGGAGGGAGCAGGAGGTGTCGGTGGAAATCGGGGAGACGTATTTGTGTCAAAGAGCGGATAAAACATGGC ACACGGCAGAGGTGATTCAGTCCCGGCTGAATGAGCAGGAGGGCAGGGAGGAGTTCTATGTTCACTACGTGGGGT TCAACCGCCGTCTGGACGAATGGGTGGGAAAGTCCCGCCTTGCTCTGACCAAGACGGTGAAGGACGCTGTGAGGAAGAGCACGGAGGTTGGAGGCGTCGGGGATCTGGGAGACCAGCCCGAGAGGAAGATCACACGCAACCAGAAACGCAAACACGATGAGATCAACCACGTGCAGAAG ACGTACGCAGAGATGGACCCGACGACGGCTGCCCTGGAGAAGGAGCATGAAGCG ATCACCAAAGTGAAATACGTGGATAAAATCCAGATAGGAAACTTTGAAATTGACGCCTGGTACTTCTCTCCATTTCCTGAAGACTACGGGAAGCAGCCTAAGCTGTGGATCTGCGAGTACTGTCTCAAATACATGAAGTACGAGAAGTCCTTCAGATATCACCTG TCTCACTGTCAGTGGAGACAGCCCCCCGGCAAGGAGATCTACAGGAGGAGCAACATCTCTGTGTACGAGGTGGACGGGCGGGACCACAAG ATTTACTGTCAGAATCTTTGTCTTCTGGCCAAACTGTTCCTCGACCACAAGACGCTTTATTTTGACGTGGAGCCCTTCATCTTCTACATCCTCACTGAGGTCAACAAGCAGGGGGCGCACATCGTCGGATACTTCTCCAAA GAGAAGGAGTCTCCGGATGGAAACAACGTGGCGTGCATCCTCACGCTGCCGCCGTACCAGCGCCGAGGTTACGGGAAGTTCCTCATCGCTTTCA GTTACGAGCTTTCTAAGCTGGAGAACACGGTGGGTTCTCCTGAGAAACCTCTGTCCGATCTGGGGAAGCTGAGCTACAGGAGTTACTGGTCCTGGGTGCTGCTGGAGATCCTGCGGGACTTCAGAGGAACTCTGTCCATCAAAGACCTCAG CCAGATGACCAGCATCACGCAGAGCGACATCATCAGCACGCTGCAGTCGCTCAACATGGTGAAGTACTGGAAGGGTCAGCACGTCATCTGCGTGACCCCCAAACTGGTGGAGGAGCATCTAAAGAGCGCCCAGTACAAGAAACCCCCCATCACAG TGGACACCATGTGCTTAAAGTGGGCCCCTCCCAAGAACAAACAAGCCAAACTGTCAAAGAAGTGA
- the kat8 gene encoding histone acetyltransferase KAT8 isoform X2, with the protein MTGGSAFHKNYSNNKDSEPRIDVEMDPNRPERERGELEGSIPAACSSNGSGAEEDEAEAPGRTREAGASSNQHTPEGGGVLCGGREQEVSVEIGETYLCQRADKTWHTAEVIQSRLNEQEGREEFYVHYVGFNRRLDEWVGKSRLALTKTVKDAVRKSTEVGGVGDLGDQPERKITRNQKRKHDEINHVQKTYAEMDPTTAALEKEHEAITKVKYVDKIQIGNFEIDAWYFSPFPEDYGKQPKLWICEYCLKYMKYEKSFRYHLSHCQWRQPPGKEIYRRSNISVYEVDGRDHKIYCQNLCLLAKLFLDHKTLYFDVEPFIFYILTEVNKQGAHIVGYFSKEKESPDGNNVACILTLPPYQRRGYGKFLIAFSYELSKLENTVGSPEKPLSDLGKLSYRSYWSWVLLEILRDFRGTLSIKDLSQMTSITQSDIISTLQSLNMVKYWKGQHVICVTPKLVEEHLKSAQYKKPPITVDTMCLKWAPPKNKQAKLSKK; encoded by the exons ATGACGGGCGGGAGCGCCTTTCACAAAAATTACAGCAACAATAAGGACTCGGAACCCAGAATCGACGTGGAAATGGACCCGAATCGACCTGAGCGCGAGCGCGGGGAGCTGGAGGGCAGCATTCCCGCCGCGTGCTCGTCTAACGGCAGCGGCGCGGAGGAGGACGAGGCGGAGGCCCCCGGACGGACACGGGAAGCCGGGGCCTCGAGTAACCAGCACACCCCGGAGGGAGGCGGGGTGCTCTGCGGCGGGAGGGAGCAGGAGGTGTCGGTGGAAATCGGGGAGACGTATTTGTGTCAAAGAGCGGATAAAACATGGC ACACGGCAGAGGTGATTCAGTCCCGGCTGAATGAGCAGGAGGGCAGGGAGGAGTTCTATGTTCACTACGTGGGGT TCAACCGCCGTCTGGACGAATGGGTGGGAAAGTCCCGCCTTGCTCTGACCAAGACGGTGAAGGACGCTGTGAGGAAGAGCACGGAGGTTGGAGGCGTCGGGGATCTGGGAGACCAGCCCGAGAGGAAGATCACACGCAACCAGAAACGCAAACACGATGAGATCAACCACGTGCAGAAG ACGTACGCAGAGATGGACCCGACGACGGCTGCCCTGGAGAAGGAGCATGAAGCG ATCACCAAAGTGAAATACGTGGATAAAATCCAGATAGGAAACTTTGAAATTGACGCCTGGTACTTCTCTCCATTTCCTGAAGACTACGGGAAGCAGCCTAAGCTGTGGATCTGCGAGTACTGTCTCAAATACATGAAGTACGAGAAGTCCTTCAGATATCACCTG TCACACTGTCAGTGGAGACAGCCCCCCGGCAAGGAGATCTACAGGAGGAGCAACATCTCTGTGTACGAGGTGGACGGGCGGGACCACAAG ATTTACTGTCAGAATCTTTGTCTTCTGGCCAAACTGTTCCTCGACCACAAGACGCTTTATTTTGACGTGGAGCCCTTCATCTTCTACATCCTCACTGAGGTCAACAAGCAGGGGGCGCACATCGTCGGATACTTCTCCAAA GAGAAGGAGTCTCCGGATGGAAACAACGTGGCGTGCATCCTCACGCTGCCGCCGTACCAGCGCCGAGGTTACGGGAAGTTCCTCATCGCTTTCA GTTACGAGCTTTCTAAGCTGGAGAACACGGTGGGTTCTCCTGAGAAACCTCTGTCCGATCTGGGGAAGCTGAGCTACAGGAGTTACTGGTCCTGGGTGCTGCTGGAGATCCTGCGGGACTTCAGAGGAACTCTGTCCATCAAAGACCTCAG CCAGATGACCAGCATCACGCAGAGCGACATCATCAGCACGCTGCAGTCGCTCAACATGGTGAAGTACTGGAAGGGTCAGCACGTCATCTGCGTGACCCCCAAACTGGTGGAGGAGCATCTAAAGAGCGCCCAGTACAAGAAACCCCCCATCACAG TGGACACCATGTGCTTAAAGTGGGCCCCTCCCAAGAACAAACAAGCCAAACTGTCAAAGAAGTGA
- the rnf25 gene encoding E3 ubiquitin-protein ligase RNF25 isoform X2 — MMAVESDVQLEIEVLQSIYLEELQVDRKQDGGWEVSLVLHPSTGQDAVSQFVRLTLTLTLDPQYPCSSPVISIHNPRGLSDDKLSSVQTCLQLEAASCLGSPVLYQLIEKAKEILTDSNIPHGNCVICLYDFKEGEAFTKTSCYHYFHSHCLGRYVSHSEEELQQREKELEEDKTRERTEHQELTVVCPVCREALTYDLDLLLLSPAPQLPEFHGETFGSDFQRKWEGLQKILEKQRSKGGIIDPEVESNRFLIHINEVRAHSDVHASLLPGGKRLFVTF; from the exons ATGATGGCTGTGGAGAGCGA TGTTCAGTTGGAGATCGAGGTGCTGCAGTCCATTTACCTGGAGGAACTGCAGGTGGACCGGAAGCAGGACGG AGGCTGGGAGGTGAGTCTGGTTCTGCACCCGTCCACAGGACAGGACGCCGTCTCTCAGTTTGTGCGTCTCACCCTGACGCTGACCCTCGACCCGCAG TACCCATGCTCCTCTCCAGTCATCTCCATCCACAACCCGCGCGGCCTGTCGGACGATAAACTCAGCAG CGTGCAGACGTGTCTTCAGCTGGAGGCCGCGTCGTGTCTGGGTTCTCCGGTCTTATATCAGCTCATCGAG AAAGCTAAAGAGATCCTGACTGACAGCAACATTCCTCATGGAAACTGCGTGATCTGTCTCTATGACTTTAAG GAGGGGGAGGCCTTCACCAAGACCAGCTGCTACCACTATTTCCACTCCCACTGCCTCGGCCGCTACGTCAGCCACTCGGAGGAGGAGCTCCAGCAGAGggagaaggagctggaggaggacaaGACCAGGGAGCGAACGGAGCACCAG GAGCTGACCGTGGTGTGTCCGGTGTGCAGAGAGGCTCTGACCTACGACCTCGACCTCCTCCTGTTGTCTCCCGCTCCTCAGCTGCCCGAG TTCCACGGCGAGACGTTTGGCTCCGACTTTCAGCggaagtgggaggggcttcagAAGATCCTGGAAAAGCAGAGGTCTAAAGGAGGCATCATTGACCCTGAGGTGGAGTCCAACCGCTTTCTGATTCACATCAACGAGGTTAGAGCCCATTCAGACGTTCATGCTTCGCTGCTTCCAGGAGGAAAACGTCTGTTTGTGACTTTCTGA
- the anapc2 gene encoding anaphase-promoting complex subunit 2 isoform X1 — translation MEEMMVESESVEMSGPEPDQGVAAAWDTVSAALVSPGCSVSDQNLADSLALLCRRGLAPLLGVWLLETLQMRLSSSVAPEFWSGLKQPENELEERGRAWVLLTAFRTLLDRLDPFLSGLEKLGAWQQEGRCGLSGPGPKGLMEQAFTTIRALLLFSPSPVLQERVLEFYSRTFSVYMKQEGSGEDGAEAPDCSEGGACPGCGVPLQQCWCPEALEQLQQLSHILSKLQLLDWVSSEAVTSILHKLIEQRMEQHCRGEYERSFLLNFQEWLELVLGWLGKVFACEGSGDGPELASTRGSGASSVMKQWRCHMHQFFCRIYVNMRIEELFSIIRDFPESKAAIDDLKFCLERTNQRQQLLTSLKSAFESRLLHPGVHTSDILTVYISAIKALRELDPSMVILQVACQPIRKYLRTREDTVRQIVAGLTGDAEGCTDLASELSRGDPVTLEMQDSDDEGTDPEDWTPDPTDAVPDKLGSKRRSSDIISLLVSIYGSKDIFIDEYRGVLADRLLQQLNYNTAREIRNVELLKLRFGESHMHYCEVMLKDMADSRRINGNIREEESRLGEDEQPPLPLSAVILSSEFWPTLKEEKLELPAVVCRAMEAYTHRYEKLKAMRTLSWKPHLGSVTLDVELEDRVLSNLTVSPIQAAIILHFQDKSSWTLEELSVKLGAPKDLVHRKLALWQQQGILREEAGGRYYVVETGSSKEKQERGVMLIDSDEESDSNTTTQSEQREEKLQLFWAYIQAMLTNLDSMTLDRIHSMLRIFVATGPVVTEMDINELEAFLQKKVREQQLLLSAGVYRLPKST, via the exons atgGAGGAAATGATGGTAGAATCGGAGTCTGTGGAAATGTCTGGACCCGAACCGGACCAGGGCGTCGCTGCTGCATGGGACACGGTCTCTGCGGCTCTG GTTTCTCCGGGCTGCTCGGTGTCGGATCAGAACCTGGCGGACAGCCTGGCTCTGCTCTGCCGTCGGGGTCTGGCTCCTCTGCTGGGGGTGTGGCTCCTGGAGACCCTGCAGATGCGTCTGTCGTCGTCTGTGGCTCCGGAGTTCTGGTCGGGACTGAAGCAGCCGGAGAACGAGCTGGAGGAGCGGGGCCGGGCCTGGGTTCTCCTCACCGCCTTCAGGACTCTGCTGGACCGTCTGGATCCTTTCCTGA GCGGTCTGGAGAAGCTGGGGGCGTGGCAGCAGGAAGGCCGCTGTGGTCTGAGCGGGCCCGGACCCAAAGGCCTCATGGAGCAGGCCTTCACCACCATCAGAGCGCTGCTGCTCTTCTCTCCGTCTCCCGTCCTGCAGGAGCGAGTGCTGGAGTTCTACAGCCGGACCTTCTCGGTTTACATGAAGCAGGAGGGGAGCGGCGAGGATGGGGCCGAGGCCCCGGACTGTTCTGAGGGAGGGGCCTGTCCGGGCTGCGGGGTCCCGCTGCAGCAGTGCTGGTGTCCGGAGGCgctggagcagctgcagcagctcagccACATCCT GTCCaaactgcagctgctggacTGGGTCAGCTCCGAGGCCGTCACCTCCATCCTCCACAAGCTGATCGAGCAGCGGATGGAGCAGCACTGCCGCGGCGAGTACGAGCGCTCATTCCTGCTCAACTTCCAGGAG TGGTTGGAGCTGGTACTCGGCTGGCTGGGGAAAGTCTTCGCCTGTGAGGGGTCCGGAGACGGTCCGGAACTGGCATCCACCAGAGGTTCTGGAGCCAGTTCGGTCATGAAGCAGTGGAGGTGTCACATGCACCAGTTCTTCTGCAGGATCTACGTCAACATGAGGATCGAGGAGCTCTTCAGCATCATCAGAG ATTTCCCAGAATCCAAAGCTGCGATTGATGATCTGAAGTTTTGTCTGGAGAGAACCAACCAGCGACAGCAGCTCCTCACTTCCCTGAAATCGGCCTTTGAAAGCCGTCTGCTGCACCCGG GAGTTCACACCTCGGACATCCTCACCGTCTACATCTCCGCCATCAAAGCCCTCAGAGAGCTGGACCCGTCCATGGTCATCCTGCAGGTGGcctgtcagccaatcagaaagtACCTCAG GACTCGTGAGGACACGGTGCGGCAGATCGTGGCGGGTCTGACCGGCGATGCGGAGGGCTGCACCGACCTGGCCTCCGAGCTGTCTCGAGGAGACCCGGTGACGCTGGAGATGCAGGACAGCGACGACGAGGGCACCGACCCGGAGGACTGGACCCCTGACCCGACCGACGCCGTGCCCG ATAAGCTGGGCTCCAAGCGGCGCTCCTCAGACATCATCAGCCTGCTGGTCAGTATCTACGGCAGCAAAGACATCTTCATAGACGAGTACCGAGGCGTGCTCGCCGAccggctgctgcagcagctcaacTACAACACCGCCAG GGAGATCCGGAACGTGGAGCTGCTGAAGCTGCGCTTCGGAGAGTCTCACATGCACTATTGTGAGGTCATGCTGAAG GACATGGCGGACTCTCGCAGGATCAACGGGAACATCCGGGAGGAGGAGTCGCGGCTGGGCGAGGACGAGCAGCCGCCGCTGCCGCTGTCTGCCGTCATCCTGTCCTCCGAGTTCTGGCCGacgctgaaggaggagaagctgGAGCTGCCTGCCGTCGTGTGCCGGGCCATGGAGGCCTACACCCACCGCTACGAGAAGCTGAAG GCCATGAGGACCCTGAGCTGGAAGCCTCACCTAGGATCCGTCACTCTGGACGTGGAGCTGGAGGACCGGGTCCTCAGCAACCTCACCGTGTCGCCCATCCAGGCCGCCATCATCCTGCACTTCCAGGACAAAA GCTCCTGGACGCTGGAGGAGCTGAGTGTGAAGCTGGGGGCCCCCAAGGATCTGGTGCACAGGAAGCTGGCTCTGTGGCAGCAGCAGGGCATCCTGAGGGAGGAGGCGGGGGGCCGCTACTACGTGGTGGAGACGGGCTCCTCCAAGGAGAAGCAGGAGAGGGGGGTGATGCTGATCGACAGCGACGAGGAGAGCGACTCCAACACCACCACGCAGTCGGAGCAGAGGGAGGAGAAGCTGCAG CTCTTCTGGGCGTACATCCAGGCCATGCTCACCAACCTGGACAGCATGACGCTGGACCGCATCCACTCCATGCTGAGGATTTTCGTCGCCACGGGACCCGTCGTCACGGAGATGGACATCAACGAGCTGGAGGCTTTCCTGCAGAAGAAGGTCcgggagcagcagctgctgctgtctgcggGGGTCTACAGACTCCCCAAGTCCACCTGA
- the si:dkey-16l2.16 gene encoding ras-related protein Rab-35, with the protein MAGKDYNHLFKLLIIGDSNVGKSSLLLRFADQSFSGNYITTIGVDFKIRTVDINGERVKLQIWDTAGQERFRTITSTYYRNTHGVIIVYDVTKPESFVNVKRWLNEISQNCDNVCKILVGNKNEDPTKKRVETQDAVRFGESVGVRVFETSAKANINVEEMFMAFTHMVLDAKKQSQNRAEREREREDTVNFNAQRDRDRRKRAKKCC; encoded by the exons ATGTGGGTAAGAGCAGCCTCCTGCTCCGCTTCGCAGACCAATCCTTCTCAG GCAACTACATCACCACCATCGGTGTCGACTTCAAGATCCGAACGGTGGACATCAACGGGGAGCGGGTCAAGCTGCAGATCTGGGACACAGCGGGCCAGGAGAGGTTCCGGACCATCACCTCCAC GTACTACAGGAACACGCACGGCGTCATCATCGTTTACGACGTGACCAAACCAGAGTCCTTTGTGAACGTGAAAAGGTGGTTGAACGAGATCTCCCAGAACTGTGACAACGTCTGCAAAATTCTGG TGGGAAACAAAAACGAAGATCCCACCAAGAAGAGGGTGGAAACGCAGGACGCCGTGCGCTTCGGGGAGTCGGTGGGAGTTCGAGTCTTTGAGACGAGCGCCAAAGCCAACATAAACGTAGAAGAG ATGTTCATGGCCTTCACCCACATGGTCCTGGACGCCAAGAAGCAGAGCCAGAACCGAGCCGAGCGGGAACGCGAGCGGGAAGACACGGTCAACTTCAACGCCCAGAGAGACCGCGACCGGCGGAAGAGAGCGAAGAAATGCTGCTGA
- the anapc2 gene encoding anaphase-promoting complex subunit 2 isoform X2 gives MEEMMVESESVEMSGPEPDQGVAAAWDTVSAALVSPGCSVSDQNLADSLALLCRRGLAPLLGVWLLETLQMRLSSSVAPEFWSGLKQPENELEERGRAWVLLTAFRTLLDRLDPFLSGLEKLGAWQQEGRCGLSGPGPKGLMEQAFTTIRALLLFSPSPVLQERVLEFYSRTFSVYMKQEGSGEDGAEAPDCSEGGACPGCGVPLQQCWCPEALEQLQQLSHILSKLQLLDWVSSEAVTSILHKLIEQRMEQHCRGEYERSFLLNFQEWLELVLGWLGKVFACEGSGDGPELASTRGSGASSVMKQWRCHMHQFFCRIYVNMRIEELFSIIRDFPESKAAIDDLKFCLERTNQRQQLLTSLKSAFESRLLHPGVHTSDILTVYISAIKALRELDPSMVILQVACQPIRKYLRTREDTVRQIVAGLTGDAEGCTDLASELSRGDPVTLEMQDSDDEGTDPEDWTPDPTDAVPDKLGSKRRSSDIISLLVSIYGSKDIFIDEYRGVLADRLLQQLNYNTAREIRNVELLKLRFGESHMHYCEVMLKDMADSRRINGNIREEESRLGEDEQPPLPLSAVILSSEFWPTLKEEKLELPAVVCRAMEAYTHRYEKLKAMRTLSWKPHLGSVTLDVELEDRVLSNLTVSPIQAAIILHFQDKMNIKLHAHNERSGCRTISTPAPPPLRTRGSILLKLVEDCALVELLLRARVKLNIEGKSLDIYLFFKLKLKMKIVEK, from the exons atgGAGGAAATGATGGTAGAATCGGAGTCTGTGGAAATGTCTGGACCCGAACCGGACCAGGGCGTCGCTGCTGCATGGGACACGGTCTCTGCGGCTCTG GTTTCTCCGGGCTGCTCGGTGTCGGATCAGAACCTGGCGGACAGCCTGGCTCTGCTCTGCCGTCGGGGTCTGGCTCCTCTGCTGGGGGTGTGGCTCCTGGAGACCCTGCAGATGCGTCTGTCGTCGTCTGTGGCTCCGGAGTTCTGGTCGGGACTGAAGCAGCCGGAGAACGAGCTGGAGGAGCGGGGCCGGGCCTGGGTTCTCCTCACCGCCTTCAGGACTCTGCTGGACCGTCTGGATCCTTTCCTGA GCGGTCTGGAGAAGCTGGGGGCGTGGCAGCAGGAAGGCCGCTGTGGTCTGAGCGGGCCCGGACCCAAAGGCCTCATGGAGCAGGCCTTCACCACCATCAGAGCGCTGCTGCTCTTCTCTCCGTCTCCCGTCCTGCAGGAGCGAGTGCTGGAGTTCTACAGCCGGACCTTCTCGGTTTACATGAAGCAGGAGGGGAGCGGCGAGGATGGGGCCGAGGCCCCGGACTGTTCTGAGGGAGGGGCCTGTCCGGGCTGCGGGGTCCCGCTGCAGCAGTGCTGGTGTCCGGAGGCgctggagcagctgcagcagctcagccACATCCT GTCCaaactgcagctgctggacTGGGTCAGCTCCGAGGCCGTCACCTCCATCCTCCACAAGCTGATCGAGCAGCGGATGGAGCAGCACTGCCGCGGCGAGTACGAGCGCTCATTCCTGCTCAACTTCCAGGAG TGGTTGGAGCTGGTACTCGGCTGGCTGGGGAAAGTCTTCGCCTGTGAGGGGTCCGGAGACGGTCCGGAACTGGCATCCACCAGAGGTTCTGGAGCCAGTTCGGTCATGAAGCAGTGGAGGTGTCACATGCACCAGTTCTTCTGCAGGATCTACGTCAACATGAGGATCGAGGAGCTCTTCAGCATCATCAGAG ATTTCCCAGAATCCAAAGCTGCGATTGATGATCTGAAGTTTTGTCTGGAGAGAACCAACCAGCGACAGCAGCTCCTCACTTCCCTGAAATCGGCCTTTGAAAGCCGTCTGCTGCACCCGG GAGTTCACACCTCGGACATCCTCACCGTCTACATCTCCGCCATCAAAGCCCTCAGAGAGCTGGACCCGTCCATGGTCATCCTGCAGGTGGcctgtcagccaatcagaaagtACCTCAG GACTCGTGAGGACACGGTGCGGCAGATCGTGGCGGGTCTGACCGGCGATGCGGAGGGCTGCACCGACCTGGCCTCCGAGCTGTCTCGAGGAGACCCGGTGACGCTGGAGATGCAGGACAGCGACGACGAGGGCACCGACCCGGAGGACTGGACCCCTGACCCGACCGACGCCGTGCCCG ATAAGCTGGGCTCCAAGCGGCGCTCCTCAGACATCATCAGCCTGCTGGTCAGTATCTACGGCAGCAAAGACATCTTCATAGACGAGTACCGAGGCGTGCTCGCCGAccggctgctgcagcagctcaacTACAACACCGCCAG GGAGATCCGGAACGTGGAGCTGCTGAAGCTGCGCTTCGGAGAGTCTCACATGCACTATTGTGAGGTCATGCTGAAG GACATGGCGGACTCTCGCAGGATCAACGGGAACATCCGGGAGGAGGAGTCGCGGCTGGGCGAGGACGAGCAGCCGCCGCTGCCGCTGTCTGCCGTCATCCTGTCCTCCGAGTTCTGGCCGacgctgaaggaggagaagctgGAGCTGCCTGCCGTCGTGTGCCGGGCCATGGAGGCCTACACCCACCGCTACGAGAAGCTGAAG GCCATGAGGACCCTGAGCTGGAAGCCTCACCTAGGATCCGTCACTCTGGACGTGGAGCTGGAGGACCGGGTCCTCAGCAACCTCACCGTGTCGCCCATCCAGGCCGCCATCATCCTGCACTTCCAGGACAAAA TGAatatcaaactccacgcacACAATGAACGTTCCGGGTGCAGGACGATCTCCACGCCCGCTCCTCCACCCCTCCGCACTCGTGGGAGTATTCTTCTAAAACTCGTGGAGGACTGTGCGCTTGTGGAGCTTCTCCTGCGCGCCCGTGTGAAACTCAACATTGAAGGAAAAAGCTTggatatatatttgtttttcaaattaaaactaaaaatgaaaatagtggaaaaatga
- the rnf25 gene encoding E3 ubiquitin-protein ligase RNF25 isoform X1, whose protein sequence is MMAVESDVQLEIEVLQSIYLEELQVDRKQDGGWEVSLVLHPSTGQDAVSQFVRLTLTLTLDPQYPCSSPVISIHNPRGLSDDKLSSVQTCLQLEAASCLGSPVLYQLIEKAKEILTDSNIPHGNCVICLYDFKEGEAFTKTSCYHYFHSHCLGRYVSHSEEELQQREKELEEDKTRERTEHQELTVVCPVCREALTYDLDLLLLSPAPQLPEFHGETFGSDFQRKWEGLQKILEKQRSKGGIIDPEVESNRFLIHINEAPPAAEDGDQDVEVPPEVPMSSSNETCVRTDQFTPGKSHFRGVQGPRRQNQTRGPRRGGRSRPQHPKAAPITEHLDKLSLAADCPEAPLKTKPQLGSGHRDLDLGRSRTEEKEPAAEREVQVSSDHQEALRSAMETDCLKDGAGSAGGRGHRGRRRGPYRPIPHAGPPGPGRHHWDGRAPRSRGGANNLYGSGGGHRRGHGRGFQQRVVERGREEVL, encoded by the exons ATGATGGCTGTGGAGAGCGA TGTTCAGTTGGAGATCGAGGTGCTGCAGTCCATTTACCTGGAGGAACTGCAGGTGGACCGGAAGCAGGACGG AGGCTGGGAGGTGAGTCTGGTTCTGCACCCGTCCACAGGACAGGACGCCGTCTCTCAGTTTGTGCGTCTCACCCTGACGCTGACCCTCGACCCGCAG TACCCATGCTCCTCTCCAGTCATCTCCATCCACAACCCGCGCGGCCTGTCGGACGATAAACTCAGCAG CGTGCAGACGTGTCTTCAGCTGGAGGCCGCGTCGTGTCTGGGTTCTCCGGTCTTATATCAGCTCATCGAG AAAGCTAAAGAGATCCTGACTGACAGCAACATTCCTCATGGAAACTGCGTGATCTGTCTCTATGACTTTAAG GAGGGGGAGGCCTTCACCAAGACCAGCTGCTACCACTATTTCCACTCCCACTGCCTCGGCCGCTACGTCAGCCACTCGGAGGAGGAGCTCCAGCAGAGggagaaggagctggaggaggacaaGACCAGGGAGCGAACGGAGCACCAG GAGCTGACCGTGGTGTGTCCGGTGTGCAGAGAGGCTCTGACCTACGACCTCGACCTCCTCCTGTTGTCTCCCGCTCCTCAGCTGCCCGAG TTCCACGGCGAGACGTTTGGCTCCGACTTTCAGCggaagtgggaggggcttcagAAGATCCTGGAAAAGCAGAGGTCTAAAGGAGGCATCATTGACCCTGAGGTGGAGTCCAACCGCTTTCTGATTCACATCAACGAG gctcctcctgctgctgaagATGGAGACCAGGATGTCGAAGTTCCTCCAGAAGTCCCGATGTCCTCCTCCAATGAAACCTGTGTGCGAACGGATCAGTTCACTCCTGGAAAGTCCCACTTCAGAGGAGTTCAGGGCCCGAGACGTCAGAACCAGACGAGGGGACCGAGGAGAGGAGGCCGGAGCAGACCGCAGCATCCGAAAGCCGCCCCCATCACGGAGCACCTGGACAAACTCTCCCTGGCGGCGGACTGCCCTGAAGCACCTTTGAAGACCAAACCTCAGCTCGGTTCTGGACACAGGGACCTGGACTTGGGTCGGTCCAGGACAGAGGAGAAAGAACCTGCAGCCGAACGGGAAGTGCAGGTTTCCTCCGACCATCAGGAGGCGCTCCGATCTGCCATGGAAACCGACTGCTTAAAAGACGGCGCGGGCTCTGCCGGTGGCCGCGGCCATCGCGGGAGGAGAAGGGGTCCTTACCGACCCATCCCACACGCCGGGCCTCCTGGACCCGGGCGGCACCACTGGGACGGTCGAGCTCCGAGGAGCAGGGGCGGAGCCAATAACCTGTACGGGAGTGGAGGCGGACACCGCCGAGGTCACGGCAGGGGGTTCCAGCAGAGGGTGGTGGAGAGGGGCAGGGAGGAGGTGCTATGA